A genome region from Thermococcus gorgonarius includes the following:
- a CDS encoding HIT family protein: MKILWAPWRIEYIRSPKHEGCIFCDFPKENRDRERLILYRGKHSFVIMNNYPYNPGHVMIAPYRHVGKWEDLTDEELLEIMKLSQLMIRALKKAMNPDGFNLGVNLGRVAGAGIDDHVHLHIVPRWNGDTNFMPVIADTKVIPESLQEAYDELKKAIEEVLKE; the protein is encoded by the coding sequence TTGAAAATACTGTGGGCACCATGGAGAATAGAGTACATACGCTCACCAAAGCATGAAGGCTGCATATTCTGCGACTTTCCAAAAGAGAACCGCGATAGGGAAAGGTTAATCCTCTACCGCGGGAAGCACAGCTTCGTGATAATGAACAACTACCCCTACAACCCGGGCCATGTCATGATCGCCCCATACAGGCACGTTGGGAAGTGGGAAGACCTCACTGATGAAGAGCTCCTCGAGATTATGAAGCTCTCCCAGCTCATGATAAGGGCCCTAAAGAAGGCCATGAACCCGGACGGCTTTAACCTCGGAGTTAACCTCGGTCGCGTTGCCGGGGCAGGTATAGACGACCACGTCCACCTCCACATAGTGCCAAGGTGGAACGGGGACACTAACTTCATGCCAGTAATAGCGGACACGAAGGTCATCCCCGAGTCCCTGCAGGAAGCCTACGACGAACTGAAAAAGGCAATAGAAGAAGTACTAAAGGAGTAA
- a CDS encoding KH domain-containing protein, with protein MDETFEKLRRMLNVEILDVEYDGDKIVVYVPADQVRIAVGTGGAAVKAAELVLGKKIEVKAR; from the coding sequence ATGGACGAGACTTTCGAAAAGCTCAGGAGAATGCTCAACGTCGAGATCTTGGATGTTGAGTACGATGGGGATAAGATAGTCGTCTATGTTCCAGCCGACCAGGTTAGAATAGCCGTTGGAACTGGGGGTGCTGCAGTGAAAGCGGCCGAGCTTGTTCTCGGCAAGAAAATTGAGGTGAAAGCTAGATGA
- a CDS encoding pyridoxal phosphate-dependent aminotransferase, whose protein sequence is MIRPSERAMGVEYAIRDVVLPARELEKKGIKVIRLNIGDPGKYDFQPPEHMQEAYCRAIKEGHNYYGPSEGLPEMREAVVQREKRKNGVDITPDDVRVTTAVTEALQLIFGGLLDPGDNILVPSPSYPPYTGLVKFYGGIPNEYDTIEENGWQPDIDDMRKRINERTKAIAVINPNNPTGALYEKKTVKAILDLAGEYDLPVISDEIYDLMTYEGKHVSPGSLTKDVPVIVMNGLSKVYFATGWRLGYFYYVDPEDKLSEVREAIDKLMRIRICPSTPAQFAAIAGLTGPMDYLEEYMKKLRERRDYIYKRLTEIPGVSTQKPQGAFYIFPRIEERSKWKSDKEFVLDVLHEAHVLFVHGSGFGRAGEWHFRIVFLPPVEILEEAMSRFEEFMRKRLS, encoded by the coding sequence ATGATTCGTCCGTCTGAGAGGGCCATGGGCGTTGAATACGCCATAAGGGATGTTGTTCTTCCCGCCAGGGAGCTCGAAAAGAAGGGGATAAAGGTCATCCGTCTCAACATAGGCGACCCCGGGAAGTACGACTTCCAGCCACCGGAGCACATGCAGGAAGCCTATTGTCGCGCCATAAAGGAAGGACACAACTACTATGGCCCGAGCGAGGGCCTTCCGGAGATGAGGGAAGCCGTCGTCCAGCGCGAGAAAAGGAAGAACGGCGTTGACATAACTCCTGACGATGTCCGCGTTACCACGGCCGTTACCGAAGCACTTCAGCTCATATTCGGTGGTTTACTTGACCCCGGTGACAACATCCTCGTACCGAGTCCGAGCTATCCACCGTATACTGGCTTGGTTAAGTTTTATGGGGGAATCCCCAACGAGTATGATACAATAGAGGAGAACGGCTGGCAGCCCGATATAGACGATATGAGGAAGAGAATAAACGAGAGGACGAAGGCTATAGCTGTGATAAACCCCAACAACCCGACGGGTGCACTCTACGAAAAGAAAACCGTAAAAGCCATCCTTGATCTTGCAGGAGAGTACGATTTACCCGTTATAAGCGACGAGATATACGATCTCATGACCTATGAAGGAAAGCATGTTTCCCCCGGCTCGCTCACTAAGGACGTCCCGGTAATAGTTATGAACGGTCTCTCAAAGGTTTATTTCGCAACCGGCTGGCGTTTGGGCTACTTCTACTACGTTGACCCCGAGGACAAACTCTCTGAGGTCAGAGAAGCTATTGACAAGCTCATGCGTATAAGAATATGCCCGAGCACACCGGCTCAGTTCGCTGCCATAGCCGGCCTGACCGGCCCGATGGATTACCTCGAAGAGTACATGAAAAAGCTCCGTGAGAGGAGGGACTACATCTACAAACGCCTGACAGAAATTCCCGGAGTAAGCACTCAGAAGCCCCAGGGAGCATTCTACATCTTCCCGAGGATAGAGGAGCGCTCGAAGTGGAAGAGCGATAAGGAGTTCGTTCTTGATGTTCTCCACGAGGCCCATGTTCTCTTCGTCCACGGGTCAGGGTTTGGAAGGGCCGGTGAATGGCACTTCAGGATAGTCTTCCTGCCGCCGGTGGAGATACTTGAGGAGGCAATGAGCAGGTTCGAGGAGTTCATGAGAAAGAGGCTTAGCTAA
- a CDS encoding zinc metalloprotease encodes MNYREFEDLTLSFFVLTLLFSNFELKNVPYAGIAVLLSFVFHELAHKHLAGRYGFIAYYRRWDLGIILAIIIGILSRFLTGETWIFAALGALQIRGLYTYHDPRAFGKIAAAGPLTNLLLGVAGVALLYALPLSGWALKVVYFTSSVNLWVAFFNLWPIPPLDGWKVMRWNVAYWAIMIGVAYTFMALL; translated from the coding sequence ATGAATTATCGCGAGTTCGAGGATTTGACGTTGTCTTTTTTTGTGCTCACCCTGCTATTTTCAAACTTTGAACTAAAAAACGTCCCCTATGCTGGAATAGCCGTTCTTCTGAGTTTTGTCTTCCACGAGCTTGCCCATAAACATCTGGCAGGGCGGTACGGCTTTATAGCCTATTACCGCCGATGGGATCTGGGAATAATCTTGGCCATTATCATAGGTATCTTGTCCCGCTTTCTTACTGGAGAGACCTGGATATTCGCCGCCCTGGGTGCCCTTCAGATCAGGGGACTGTACACCTACCACGATCCCCGGGCATTTGGTAAGATAGCGGCAGCCGGCCCACTGACGAACCTTCTGCTCGGAGTGGCTGGAGTTGCACTTTTATACGCTCTTCCATTGAGTGGATGGGCTCTTAAGGTGGTGTATTTTACATCGTCCGTAAACCTGTGGGTGGCTTTCTTCAACCTCTGGCCTATCCCTCCTCTGGATGGCTGGAAGGTAATGAGGTGGAACGTTGCCTACTGGGCGATTATGATAGGGGTTGCTTACACATTCATGGCCCTTCTGTAA
- a CDS encoding lysine exporter LysO family protein: MSRFSALVLTSLTLGFITGRILSPDLGALYEWVLYALIFLIGLDLGMEFDFNALRKSGRLGLSLAVTTILGSIAGALLGGLLLDIPIRYASAIGAGCGWYSITGPIIAQYSAIYGTLGFLANLLREILTVTLYPFLVRWIPPEVGLTIGGATTMDTTLGVIAKTGGKEVSLVAFIHGFVITMLVPFLLPLILGGG; the protein is encoded by the coding sequence GTGAGCCGCTTCTCGGCCCTTGTTCTTACCTCCCTAACACTCGGCTTCATAACCGGCAGAATTTTATCCCCAGACCTTGGAGCCCTCTATGAGTGGGTTCTCTACGCCTTGATTTTTCTGATAGGTCTGGATCTAGGAATGGAATTCGACTTCAATGCCCTGAGAAAATCGGGGCGTTTGGGACTTTCTCTTGCTGTTACAACAATTCTAGGGTCTATAGCGGGGGCACTCCTTGGTGGACTTCTCTTGGATATCCCCATAAGGTACGCCTCGGCGATAGGGGCTGGCTGCGGCTGGTACTCGATAACCGGCCCGATAATAGCCCAATACTCGGCCATTTACGGCACGCTGGGATTTCTTGCCAACCTACTCCGGGAAATCCTCACCGTCACGCTCTACCCCTTCCTTGTAAGGTGGATCCCTCCAGAAGTAGGCCTCACCATAGGTGGGGCAACGACAATGGACACGACGCTTGGGGTGATAGCAAAGACGGGAGGAAAAGAAGTCTCCCTCGTTGCGTTCATCCACGGTTTCGTGATAACCATGCTGGTGCCTTTCCTTCTACCACTAATACTGGGAGGGGGGTAA
- a CDS encoding 30S ribosomal protein S17e → MGNIKQAFIKRVARELFDRYPDKFTRDFEHNKRMVQELTTVQSKTIRNRIAGYITRLVRMKEEGKIL, encoded by the coding sequence ATGGGGAACATCAAGCAGGCTTTCATCAAGAGGGTTGCTCGCGAGCTGTTTGACCGCTATCCGGATAAGTTCACGAGGGACTTTGAGCACAACAAGAGGATGGTTCAGGAGCTCACCACAGTCCAGAGCAAAACCATCAGGAACAGGATAGCGGGCTACATAACCAGGCTCGTGAGGATGAAGGAAGAAGGCAAGATACTCTGA
- a CDS encoding amidohydrolase family protein: MLALVGTIVDAEKVLPDHAVLVEGNKIAKVVPAERVGEFGPERVYGGNGFFVMPGLINAHTHVAMARFRGIGESMPTQEWLEKIIWPREREWTREEIRNWTLLGMTEAIANGSTTINDHYFFAEEIARTAETIGIRAFVGHTIIDLVDFPHAAPEEGFRFFKRWRGRSDLVVPTLAPHATNTVSLELMSEISKVSEEEDGRVHIHLAQSRGEVRELRRRYNLKPVEFLHRAGVLNERLIGVHGVYLLENEMKALSSSGSTLVHCPSSNVELEAKTVNLPRLVELGLNVALGTDSPNPVGSIDMFAEMRCMALFSNLMSGKPRSISAREVLRLATVNGARALGIAVGLIRPGYLADLLLINGRKPWFTPPENPYSHIVYSARGSDVEAVLVNGEVVYERGYFVRLGKRIEELLP; encoded by the coding sequence GTGCTGGCCTTGGTTGGAACCATCGTCGATGCCGAGAAGGTCCTTCCGGATCACGCCGTTTTGGTGGAGGGCAACAAAATAGCCAAAGTCGTGCCCGCTGAGAGGGTTGGAGAGTTCGGCCCGGAGAGGGTTTACGGCGGGAACGGGTTCTTTGTGATGCCCGGGTTGATCAACGCTCACACTCATGTGGCGATGGCTAGGTTTAGAGGCATCGGTGAAAGCATGCCAACTCAGGAATGGCTGGAGAAGATAATCTGGCCAAGGGAAAGGGAATGGACCAGAGAGGAAATACGGAACTGGACCCTCCTTGGAATGACGGAAGCCATTGCAAACGGCTCAACTACGATAAACGACCACTACTTTTTTGCGGAAGAAATAGCCCGAACGGCCGAAACGATAGGCATCAGGGCTTTTGTCGGGCACACGATAATTGATCTTGTGGATTTTCCACACGCTGCTCCCGAAGAGGGTTTCAGGTTTTTTAAGAGATGGCGCGGAAGGAGCGACCTTGTTGTCCCAACCCTTGCACCCCACGCAACCAACACGGTAAGCCTGGAACTGATGTCGGAGATCTCGAAAGTTTCTGAAGAGGAAGATGGCAGGGTTCACATACATCTGGCCCAGAGCAGAGGGGAGGTAAGGGAACTTCGCAGAAGATACAACCTGAAGCCCGTTGAGTTCCTGCATAGGGCGGGCGTTCTCAACGAGCGCCTCATTGGTGTTCACGGGGTCTACCTGTTAGAGAACGAAATGAAAGCGCTTTCTTCCTCGGGTTCTACCCTTGTCCACTGCCCCTCCAGCAACGTTGAGCTCGAAGCAAAAACGGTAAATCTCCCCCGGTTGGTGGAGCTCGGCCTTAACGTGGCCCTTGGAACAGATTCTCCCAACCCTGTTGGTTCCATCGACATGTTTGCGGAGATGAGGTGCATGGCCCTGTTCTCGAATCTGATGTCAGGGAAACCTCGTTCTATCTCCGCCAGGGAAGTTCTGAGGCTGGCAACGGTTAACGGGGCCAGAGCTTTGGGTATTGCCGTTGGCCTGATTAGGCCGGGCTACCTCGCGGATCTTCTACTGATAAACGGCAGAAAGCCGTGGTTTACACCTCCGGAGAATCCGTACTCCCATATTGTCTATTCAGCGAGGGGAAGCGACGTGGAGGCGGTCCTTGTTAATGGAGAGGTGGTCTACGAGAGGGGCTACTTTGTGAGGCTTGGGAAGAGGATAGAGGAGCTTCTCCCTTGA
- the pgiA gene encoding glucose-6-phosphate isomerase yields the protein MEYKKPIGINIDLETGVIPGAKKLVRRLSDLKGYFLDEDAYNELLKDDPVVYEVYAVEQEEKEGDLNFATTVLYPGKVGKEFFFTKGHFHSKADRAEIYYGIKGKGGMLLQTPEGEAEWIPMGPGTVVYVPPYWAHRTVNTGDEPFIFLAVYPADAGHDYGSIKDKGFSKIVIEENGEVKVVDNPRWKE from the coding sequence ATGGAGTACAAGAAACCAATTGGAATTAACATCGATCTTGAAACTGGTGTAATTCCCGGGGCCAAAAAGCTCGTCAGGAGGCTCAGCGACCTCAAGGGCTACTTCCTCGATGAGGATGCCTACAACGAGCTCCTCAAGGACGACCCGGTCGTTTACGAGGTCTACGCGGTGGAACAGGAAGAGAAGGAAGGCGACCTTAACTTCGCAACCACAGTTCTCTATCCCGGTAAGGTCGGTAAGGAGTTCTTCTTCACGAAGGGACACTTCCACTCAAAGGCCGACAGGGCTGAGATATACTACGGTATCAAGGGGAAGGGCGGAATGCTCCTTCAGACACCGGAAGGGGAGGCCGAGTGGATACCTATGGGACCTGGAACCGTCGTCTACGTTCCACCCTACTGGGCGCACAGAACGGTGAACACCGGCGACGAGCCGTTCATCTTCCTCGCGGTCTATCCAGCGGATGCCGGCCATGACTACGGATCTATAAAGGACAAGGGCTTCTCTAAGATCGTCATCGAGGAGAACGGAGAAGTCAAGGTAGTGGACAACCCGCGCTGGAAGGAGTGA
- the asnS gene encoding asparagine--tRNA ligase: MIDKIYCADVRPELEGKRVKLAGWVYRKREVGKKVFIVLRDSSGIVQVVFSKDLSEEAYREAKKLGIESSVIIEGTVKADPRAPTGAEVQADKLEVIQNVEFFPITKDASQEFLLDVRHLHLRSPKVAVIMKVKATLMQAAREWLLQDGWYEVFPPILVTGAVEGGATLFKLKYFDKTAYLSQSAQLYLEAAIFGLEKVWSLTPSFRAEKSRTRRHLTEFWHLELEAAWMDLWDIMKVEEELVSYMVQRTLELRRSEIELYRKDDIKTLKNTVPPFPRISYDEAIEVLQSKGVNIEWGDDMGADEERVLTEEFESPFFVYGYPKHIKAFYMKEDPSDPRKVLAADMLAPEGYGEIIGGSQREDDYDKLVQRILEEGMKPEDYQWYLDLRKYGSVPHSGFGLGLERLVAWVLKLDHVRWATLFPRTPSRLYP; encoded by the coding sequence GTGATCGATAAGATTTACTGCGCCGATGTTAGGCCCGAACTGGAGGGTAAGAGGGTTAAACTCGCTGGCTGGGTTTACAGGAAGAGGGAAGTCGGAAAAAAGGTCTTCATAGTCCTCAGAGACTCCAGTGGAATAGTCCAGGTGGTCTTCTCAAAAGACCTGAGCGAAGAGGCCTACAGGGAAGCGAAGAAACTCGGCATCGAATCGAGTGTAATCATCGAGGGGACTGTTAAGGCCGACCCGCGCGCCCCCACTGGTGCGGAAGTTCAGGCAGACAAACTTGAGGTAATCCAGAACGTCGAGTTCTTCCCGATCACCAAGGATGCAAGCCAGGAGTTCTTACTGGACGTGAGGCACCTCCACCTCCGCTCTCCAAAGGTAGCGGTCATAATGAAGGTCAAGGCCACGCTGATGCAGGCAGCCAGAGAATGGCTCCTTCAGGACGGCTGGTACGAGGTCTTCCCGCCGATATTGGTTACGGGAGCGGTTGAAGGCGGTGCCACGCTCTTCAAGCTCAAATACTTCGACAAAACTGCTTACCTCAGCCAGTCCGCACAGCTCTACCTTGAGGCGGCAATCTTCGGCCTCGAAAAGGTCTGGTCGCTCACGCCTAGCTTTAGGGCCGAGAAGAGCAGAACGAGGAGGCACTTAACTGAGTTCTGGCACCTCGAGCTCGAAGCCGCCTGGATGGACCTCTGGGACATCATGAAAGTCGAGGAAGAGCTGGTAAGCTACATGGTGCAGAGAACCCTGGAGCTCAGGAGGAGCGAGATCGAACTCTACAGGAAGGACGACATCAAAACCCTCAAGAACACTGTCCCTCCCTTCCCGAGGATAAGCTACGACGAGGCGATAGAGGTACTCCAGAGCAAGGGCGTCAACATAGAATGGGGCGATGACATGGGAGCAGATGAAGAGAGAGTCCTAACTGAGGAGTTCGAGAGCCCGTTCTTCGTCTACGGCTATCCAAAGCACATCAAGGCATTCTACATGAAGGAAGACCCGAGCGACCCGAGAAAAGTCCTCGCGGCAGACATGCTGGCTCCAGAAGGCTACGGCGAAATCATCGGCGGTTCCCAGCGTGAGGACGACTACGACAAGCTGGTGCAGAGAATCCTTGAGGAGGGCATGAAGCCGGAGGACTACCAGTGGTACCTCGACCTCAGGAAGTACGGCTCGGTTCCGCACAGCGGCTTCGGTCTCGGCCTGGAGAGGCTCGTTGCATGGGTTCTCAAGCTCGACCATGTCCGCTGGGCCACGCTCTTCCCGAGGACGCCGAGCAGGCTCTACCCCTGA